The Mucilaginibacter yixingensis genome window below encodes:
- the guaB gene encoding IMP dehydrogenase, with product MHAPDSSKFIAEGLTYDDVLLVPAYSEVLPREVNTQSFLTKKIKINVPIIAAAMDTVTESRLAIAIAQVGGLGMLHKNMSIKAQAEEVRKVKRSESGMIQDPVTLHESSLVADALRIMKENSIGGIPVVDDNGLLKGIITNRDMRFQKEMNKPVSEVMTKNNLITAPVGTTLAAAQDILQSHKIEKLPVVDNDGKLKGLITYRDIQKVKNYPIACKDEHGRLRVGAAVGVTPDTMDRVDALVKAGVDVIAIDTAHGHSKGVINMLKAVKAAYPDLQVIAGNIATGDAARALAQAGADAVKVGIGPGSICTTRIIAGVGVPQLYAVYECAKALRGSGIPVIADGGIKHTGDIAKAIAAGASTIMAGSLFAGVEESPGETIIYEGRRFKSYRGMGSIEAMEQGSKDRYFQDVEDDIKKLVPEGIVGRVPYKGTLAEVMYQYVGGLRASMGYCGAKDVETLQQAQFVRITAAGIRESHPHDITITKEAPNYTR from the coding sequence ATGCACGCACCAGATTCCTCAAAATTTATAGCCGAAGGTTTAACGTATGACGACGTATTGCTCGTACCGGCCTACTCTGAAGTGTTACCCCGAGAGGTTAATACCCAGTCGTTTCTGACCAAAAAGATCAAGATCAACGTGCCTATCATCGCTGCTGCGATGGATACCGTAACCGAATCTCGCCTGGCTATTGCCATTGCACAGGTGGGCGGTTTGGGTATGTTGCACAAAAATATGTCTATCAAGGCCCAGGCTGAGGAAGTACGTAAGGTAAAACGCTCCGAGAGCGGCATGATCCAGGACCCGGTTACCCTACATGAAAGCTCATTGGTTGCGGATGCACTGCGCATCATGAAAGAAAACAGTATTGGCGGCATCCCGGTAGTGGATGATAACGGCCTGCTGAAAGGTATCATCACCAACCGCGATATGCGTTTCCAAAAGGAAATGAATAAACCGGTAAGTGAGGTGATGACCAAAAATAACCTGATTACCGCTCCTGTTGGTACAACCCTGGCAGCAGCACAGGACATTTTGCAAAGCCACAAAATTGAGAAACTTCCGGTAGTAGATAATGACGGCAAACTGAAAGGCCTGATTACCTACCGCGATATACAGAAAGTAAAAAACTACCCGATAGCCTGCAAAGACGAGCATGGTCGTTTGCGTGTGGGTGCCGCAGTTGGTGTTACACCAGATACAATGGATAGGGTAGATGCACTGGTAAAAGCCGGCGTAGACGTTATTGCTATTGATACCGCTCACGGTCACTCAAAAGGCGTAATCAACATGCTGAAAGCCGTTAAAGCAGCTTACCCAGATCTGCAGGTTATTGCAGGTAACATTGCCACTGGCGATGCTGCCCGTGCCCTGGCACAAGCAGGTGCTGATGCGGTTAAAGTAGGTATCGGTCCAGGCTCTATTTGTACCACACGTATCATTGCCGGTGTGGGGGTGCCTCAGTTATACGCCGTTTATGAGTGTGCTAAGGCCCTGCGTGGATCAGGCATCCCGGTTATTGCCGATGGTGGTATTAAACACACTGGCGATATTGCTAAAGCCATTGCGGCAGGTGCCAGCACCATTATGGCAGGCTCGTTATTTGCCGGTGTAGAAGAGTCACCAGGCGAAACTATTATTTACGAAGGCCGTCGCTTTAAATCATACCGCGGTATGGGTTCAATCGAAGCAATGGAACAAGGTTCAAAAGACCGTTACTTCCAGGACGTAGAGGACGATATCAAAAAACTGGTTCCAGAAGGCATTGTAGGCCGTGTACCATACAAAGGCACCCTGGCCGAGGTAATGTACCAGTACGTAGGCGGTTTGCGCGCCAGTATGGGTTATTGTGGTGCTAAGGATGTTGAAACCCTGCAGCAGGCGCAATTTGTACGCATCACCGCTGCCGGTATCCGCGAGAGCCACCCGCACGATATTACCATCACTAAAGAAGCACCGAACTATACCCGCTAA
- a CDS encoding pitrilysin family protein — MLDRTIAPDFKTVEHISLIKPEHIKLANGCEFFYFNSGDQELLRLEWIFANKRFDAENPLLNMATNTMLTEGTATRTAAQIADEIDFYGAFIQVEYGYDHSTVTLYTLNKHLAKLLPVISDILKGSMVPEKEVDTFRITQKQKLQVGLQKNDVLARRQFNRALYGSTAYGFASELTDYDKIKRDDLLVHFKDVYQSQNCTLVVAGKVDDDALNLITEAFGDSWQGSGAITDISQPALQASAEKFYFIERPDALQSAIRIGQPTISRTHPDFPKMSVLNTVLGGYFGSRLMANIREDKGYTYGIGSGMSSLKHTGAWFIATEVGADVCRNAIAEIEKEVNLLKTELVPDGELSLVRNYMLGSLLGSLENVLSHADKFKNVYFSGLGLDYYDRYTEAVKNIDSQQLMELANKYWDWDNLYKVIVGKY, encoded by the coding sequence ATGTTAGACAGAACCATAGCACCCGACTTTAAAACGGTTGAGCACATCAGCCTGATAAAGCCGGAACATATAAAACTAGCCAACGGCTGCGAGTTTTTCTATTTCAATTCAGGTGATCAGGAATTATTGCGCCTGGAGTGGATATTTGCCAACAAGCGTTTTGATGCAGAGAATCCGTTGCTGAACATGGCAACGAACACCATGCTTACCGAGGGTACGGCCACCCGCACCGCCGCACAGATTGCCGACGAGATAGACTTTTACGGCGCATTTATCCAGGTAGAGTATGGGTATGACCACAGCACGGTAACGCTGTATACGCTCAATAAACACCTGGCCAAATTGTTGCCCGTTATCAGCGATATTTTAAAGGGATCGATGGTTCCCGAGAAAGAGGTAGATACTTTCAGGATAACGCAAAAGCAAAAACTGCAGGTAGGTTTACAGAAGAATGATGTGCTGGCCCGCCGCCAGTTTAACCGGGCTTTGTATGGAAGTACTGCTTATGGTTTTGCATCAGAACTAACTGATTACGATAAAATTAAGCGAGATGACCTGCTGGTTCACTTTAAGGATGTTTATCAATCTCAAAATTGCACCCTGGTGGTTGCCGGCAAGGTAGATGATGACGCATTAAATCTGATTACCGAAGCCTTCGGCGATAGCTGGCAGGGTAGTGGCGCTATTACAGATATTTCGCAACCGGCACTGCAAGCATCAGCAGAGAAGTTTTATTTCATCGAACGTCCGGACGCTTTGCAGTCGGCCATTCGTATTGGTCAGCCTACCATTAGCCGCACGCATCCTGATTTTCCCAAAATGTCGGTATTGAACACGGTGTTGGGCGGCTATTTCGGCTCGAGATTGATGGCCAACATTCGTGAGGATAAAGGTTATACTTACGGCATTGGTTCGGGCATGTCATCACTTAAACATACTGGCGCCTGGTTTATTGCCACAGAGGTAGGCGCCGATGTTTGTCGTAATGCCATTGCCGAAATTGAAAAAGAGGTAAATCTGCTGAAAACAGAACTGGTACCAGACGGTGAATTGTCATTAGTGCGCAACTACATGCTGGGCTCGTTATTGGGTAGCTTAGAGAATGTTTTATCGCATGCCGATAAGTTTAAAAACGTTTATTTTTCAGGCCTTGGTTTGGATTATTATGATCGTTATACCGAAGCCGTAAAAAATATAGACAGCCAGCAGTTAATGGAACTGGCCAACAAGTACTGGGACTGGGATAACCTGTATAAAGTGATTGTAGGAAAGTATTAA
- a CDS encoding pitrilysin family protein translates to MVRFNRFTLANGLRVIVHEDATTPMAVLNILYDVGARDEDPSQTGFAHLFEHLMFGGSVNIPTYDEPLQRVGGENNAFTSNDITNYYIALPAENLETAFWLESDRMLSLAFSEKSLEVQRNVVMEEFKQRYLNQPYGDVWLKLRPLVYKQHPYRWATIGEKLEHIADAQIDAVKAFFKKHYNPQNAIMVVGGNVKTEDVKQLTEKWFGPIPTGEKYHRNLPLEPAQTDERRETVSGKVPLNSLYIAFQADERLADTYHTTDLLSDILGRGQSSRLYRNLIKEQQLFSDISAYTTGSMDKAMFVVEGKPLEGVTIEQAESAIWQELNKLKEAGVPDNELAKVKNKTESTMIFSEMALLDKAMNLAYFELLGDADLLNKETDQYLKVTSDEVKTQANNLFRKENSSTLVYLAERSPEVGKTESLEVEL, encoded by the coding sequence ATGGTTAGATTTAACCGATTTACCCTGGCCAACGGGCTGCGTGTTATTGTGCATGAAGATGCTACCACCCCCATGGCCGTACTCAATATTTTATATGATGTTGGCGCGCGCGATGAAGATCCATCCCAAACGGGCTTTGCACATTTGTTTGAGCATCTGATGTTTGGCGGCTCTGTCAACATCCCAACTTATGATGAACCGCTACAACGCGTAGGGGGCGAGAATAATGCCTTTACCAGCAACGATATCACCAATTACTACATTGCGCTGCCTGCCGAAAACCTGGAAACAGCGTTTTGGCTGGAGAGCGACCGCATGCTGAGCCTTGCCTTTAGTGAGAAAAGCCTGGAAGTGCAGCGTAACGTGGTGATGGAGGAGTTTAAACAACGCTACCTCAACCAGCCTTATGGCGATGTGTGGTTAAAATTGCGTCCGCTGGTTTATAAGCAACACCCATACCGTTGGGCCACCATTGGCGAGAAACTGGAGCACATAGCCGATGCGCAGATTGATGCCGTAAAAGCCTTCTTCAAAAAACATTACAATCCTCAAAACGCCATAATGGTAGTTGGTGGCAACGTGAAGACCGAAGATGTTAAGCAACTGACCGAGAAATGGTTTGGCCCGATACCTACCGGCGAGAAATATCACCGCAACCTGCCGCTGGAGCCCGCGCAGACCGACGAGCGCCGCGAAACGGTAAGTGGTAAAGTACCATTAAACTCGCTTTATATTGCTTTTCAGGCTGATGAACGCCTGGCTGACACTTATCATACTACGGATCTGCTGTCTGATATTTTAGGTCGCGGGCAATCATCAAGACTTTATCGTAATCTGATTAAGGAGCAGCAACTGTTTAGCGACATCAGCGCTTACACTACCGGCAGCATGGATAAGGCCATGTTTGTAGTAGAAGGCAAGCCGCTGGAAGGGGTGACCATTGAGCAGGCCGAAAGCGCCATCTGGCAAGAGTTGAATAAACTGAAAGAAGCCGGTGTGCCTGATAATGAACTGGCCAAGGTGAAGAACAAAACAGAATCGACCATGATTTTCAGCGAGATGGCTTTGCTGGATAAAGCCATGAATCTGGCTTATTTTGAGTTGTTGGGCGATGCCGATCTGCTAAACAAGGAGACCGACCAATACCTGAAGGTGACATCTGATGAGGTGAAAACTCAGGCCAATAACCTGTTCAGAAAAGAAAATTCATCAACCTTAGTTTATTTGGCAGAGCGTAGTCCGGAAGTCGGTAAGACGGAAAGTCTGGAAGTAGAATTATAG
- a CDS encoding phosphoribosylpyrophosphate synthetase, protein MKNYETLVDALNDLNKRGYTANLSLDGETIDDKSAGIQMAAEDFEIDEFYRFEGASNPSDTSILYAITSSKYNLKGALINAYGAYADDSTSAIHAKLHHYMVSRNLHREDRPTA, encoded by the coding sequence ATGAAAAACTACGAAACCCTGGTCGACGCGTTGAACGACCTGAATAAAAGAGGTTATACCGCCAACCTGAGTTTAGATGGCGAAACCATCGACGATAAATCGGCCGGTATACAGATGGCGGCTGAGGATTTCGAGATAGACGAATTTTACCGTTTCGAGGGTGCAAGCAATCCTTCGGATACCTCCATTTTATACGCCATCACATCATCAAAATATAACCTGAAAGGCGCGCTGATTAACGCTTACGGCGCCTATGCGGACGACAGTACATCTGCTATACATGCCAAATTGCACCATTATATGGTAAGCAGAAATTTGCATAGGGAAGACAGGCCTACGGCGTAA
- a CDS encoding NADPH-dependent FMN reductase: MKNILAISGSLRSDSSNTRILKLLGTWMPADVNYLIYDGMGVLPHFIPFAEGEPLPPQVSVLHQQLNEADALIICTPEYAFGVPGSLKNLLDWTVGTGNLVDKPVALITASSKGDDAHAALLKILSALSAQVTDALLIPFIRSRFNAEGNITDASTEAELRRVFDNLLNAINQINE; this comes from the coding sequence ATGAAAAACATTCTGGCCATTTCTGGCAGTCTTCGCTCTGATTCATCCAATACCCGCATCCTGAAATTATTGGGCACATGGATGCCTGCGGACGTCAACTATTTGATCTATGACGGTATGGGGGTACTCCCGCATTTTATACCATTTGCCGAAGGCGAACCACTGCCACCGCAAGTAAGCGTACTCCACCAACAACTCAATGAAGCTGATGCCCTAATTATCTGCACGCCTGAGTATGCTTTTGGCGTCCCTGGCTCGCTAAAGAACTTACTAGATTGGACGGTTGGCACCGGCAACCTGGTAGATAAACCTGTCGCTTTAATCACCGCGTCCTCCAAGGGTGATGACGCTCATGCAGCTTTGCTGAAAATACTAAGCGCATTATCGGCACAAGTAACTGACGCATTGCTCATTCCGTTTATTCGCTCACGCTTTAATGCTGAGGGGAATATAACAGATGCCAGTACTGAGGCTGAATTACGCCGCGTTTTTGATAACTTGCTCAACGCAATAAATCAAATTAATGAGTAA
- a CDS encoding VF530 family DNA-binding protein, with the protein MSNPQPNNPLHGKTLEAILTELVAHYGWPELGYRIRINCFLQDPSIKSSLKFLRKTDWARKKVEDLYLEMIG; encoded by the coding sequence ATGAGTAATCCGCAACCCAATAATCCGCTACATGGCAAAACACTTGAGGCTATTTTAACAGAATTAGTTGCGCACTATGGCTGGCCCGAATTAGGCTATCGCATCCGGATTAATTGTTTTTTACAGGATCCAAGCATTAAATCGAGCCTCAAATTTTTACGCAAAACAGATTGGGCACGTAAGAAGGTGGAAGATCTATATTTGGAGATGATTGGGTAG
- the htpG gene encoding molecular chaperone HtpG — MQEKGTISIHTENIFPIIKKFLYSDNEIFLRELVSNAVDATQKIKRLASLGQFGGEVGQPQVEVSFDKDAKTITISDNGIGMTADEIKKYINQIAFSGATEFMEKFKEANDANEIIGRFGLGFYSAFMVADQVEIQTLSYQDGAEPARWICDGSTEFEITEGTRAARGTDVILHVNAESEEFLDKFKLQGILDKYAKFLPVPIKFGTKTEYEADGEDADGKEKTKEVEVDNIINDTNPIWTKAPSELKDEDYLNFYKELYPFSEDPLFWIHLNVDYPFNLTGVLYFPKLKNDFEFQKNKIKLFSRQVFITDEVKDIVPEFLMLLHGVIDSPDIPLNVSRSFLQADSNVKKINTYITKKVADKLGELFKNDRAGYEEKWGDIGMFVKYGIISEEKFYDKAKDFVLLTNADKKNFTLNEYKDQVAATQTDKDGQQVWLYTNNRDKQDAYIQSANRKAYDVLVMDSPIDNHFISHLEQKLEKTSLKRVDADVIDKLIKKDDAPAHILTEEQGGQVKIIFDSAINKPAFKVELESLSPDELPVTVTMDEWMRRMKDMAAMGGGMGFYGSMPDNYKVVVNGNHKLISRILQTEDEGEKSRLAKQAFDLALLSQGLLTGSELTEFVNRSVEMI, encoded by the coding sequence ATGCAAGAAAAAGGAACAATCTCCATCCACACCGAGAACATCTTCCCTATCATCAAAAAATTCCTTTACTCTGATAATGAGATCTTTCTGCGCGAGTTGGTATCAAACGCTGTTGATGCCACCCAAAAGATTAAACGCCTGGCCTCATTAGGTCAATTTGGCGGTGAAGTGGGCCAGCCGCAGGTAGAAGTGTCATTTGATAAAGATGCCAAAACCATCACCATTTCTGATAACGGTATTGGTATGACGGCTGATGAGATCAAAAAATACATCAACCAGATCGCCTTCTCTGGCGCAACCGAGTTCATGGAGAAATTTAAAGAGGCTAATGATGCTAACGAGATCATCGGTCGCTTTGGTTTAGGTTTCTACTCGGCCTTTATGGTGGCAGATCAGGTTGAAATTCAAACACTGAGCTACCAGGATGGCGCCGAGCCTGCCCGCTGGATTTGCGATGGCAGCACCGAGTTTGAGATTACCGAAGGCACACGCGCTGCCCGCGGTACCGACGTGATCCTGCATGTTAATGCGGAGTCTGAAGAGTTTTTGGATAAATTCAAGCTGCAAGGCATTCTTGATAAATACGCTAAATTCCTGCCGGTACCAATCAAATTCGGTACTAAAACCGAGTATGAGGCTGATGGCGAGGACGCTGATGGCAAAGAAAAAACCAAAGAAGTTGAGGTTGATAATATTATCAATGACACCAACCCTATCTGGACCAAAGCGCCTTCTGAACTGAAGGACGAGGATTACCTGAACTTCTACAAAGAGCTATATCCTTTCAGCGAAGACCCACTGTTCTGGATCCACCTGAATGTTGACTATCCGTTCAACCTGACAGGTGTATTGTACTTCCCGAAATTGAAAAACGATTTCGAGTTCCAGAAAAACAAGATCAAACTGTTCTCTCGCCAGGTATTTATTACCGATGAGGTGAAAGACATCGTACCAGAATTCCTGATGCTGCTGCACGGTGTGATTGACTCACCAGATATCCCGCTGAACGTATCGCGCAGCTTCCTCCAGGCTGATAGCAACGTCAAAAAGATCAACACTTATATCACTAAAAAAGTAGCTGATAAACTGGGCGAACTATTTAAAAACGACCGTGCCGGCTACGAAGAGAAGTGGGGCGATATTGGCATGTTTGTAAAGTACGGCATCATCAGCGAAGAAAAGTTCTACGACAAAGCCAAAGACTTTGTGTTGCTGACCAATGCCGACAAGAAAAACTTTACACTGAACGAGTATAAAGACCAGGTGGCAGCTACACAAACCGATAAAGACGGTCAGCAAGTTTGGTTGTATACCAACAATCGCGATAAGCAGGATGCCTACATCCAGTCGGCCAACCGTAAAGCTTATGATGTACTGGTAATGGATTCGCCGATTGATAATCACTTTATCAGTCACCTGGAGCAGAAACTGGAAAAAACATCGTTAAAACGTGTTGATGCTGATGTAATTGACAAGCTGATTAAGAAAGACGACGCCCCAGCTCACATACTGACCGAAGAGCAAGGCGGACAGGTAAAAATCATCTTTGATAGCGCCATTAACAAACCAGCGTTCAAAGTAGAACTGGAAAGCCTGAGCCCTGACGAGCTGCCGGTAACCGTAACTATGGATGAGTGGATGCGCCGTATGAAAGACATGGCTGCCATGGGTGGCGGTATGGGCTTTTACGGCAGCATGCCTGACAACTACAAAGTAGTGGTAAACGGCAATCACAAGCTGATTAGCCGCATATTGCAAACTGAAGACGAAGGCGAAAAATCTCGCCTGGCTAAACAGGCGTTCGACCTGGCCTTACTGTCACAAGGCTTGCTTACCGGCTCTGAGTTAACAGAGTTTGTAAACCGCAGCGTTGAAATGATTTAA
- a CDS encoding DUF4251 domain-containing protein, translating into MKILKALFVVLAITAGMNVAHAQNKKKAYSEQENIIMRALDMKNYTFNAQSANPMRGTTINLTGINDLRIKKDSIIAYLPYYGRAYMGVAYNPTESPLQFTSTKFTYSSVTKKNDNREITIKLQDSKEIRQIIISTSLNGYATVTVTSNNRDPITFYGTLEETKADKK; encoded by the coding sequence ATGAAAATATTAAAAGCATTATTTGTAGTTCTGGCAATAACTGCCGGGATGAATGTTGCTCACGCACAAAACAAGAAGAAAGCCTATAGCGAACAAGAAAACATTATAATGCGAGCGCTGGACATGAAGAACTATACGTTCAATGCGCAATCGGCTAACCCCATGCGTGGCACAACCATCAACCTTACCGGCATTAATGATCTGCGGATTAAGAAAGATAGCATTATTGCGTATCTTCCTTACTATGGCCGCGCTTATATGGGCGTTGCCTATAACCCAACGGAAAGCCCGCTACAGTTTACCTCAACCAAGTTTACCTACAGCAGCGTAACCAAAAAGAATGATAACCGGGAAATCACTATTAAATTGCAGGACAGCAAAGAGATTCGTCAGATCATCATCAGTACATCGCTTAACGGCTATGCCACAGTAACCGTGACCAGCAATAACCGTGATCCCATTACTTTCTACGGCACGCTGGAAGAAACTAAGGCTGACAAGAAATAG
- a CDS encoding ATP-binding cassette domain-containing protein, with amino-acid sequence MIDISINKTLKAGHHQLPLDVKLQAEVGSVTAIHGPSGAGKTTFLKMVAGLVAPASGHIKINQEVWFDASIGINLTPQQRRAGFVFQNYALFPNMTVRQHLSYACNDIAWIDELLQIGGLLHLQNSKPEYLSGGQQQRLAILRAISIKPKLLLMDEPFSALDAKMKQEVITALKQLWKRQGSTVFIVTHYKEELKDLASNELWIGA; translated from the coding sequence ATGATAGATATCAGCATAAATAAAACCTTGAAAGCCGGCCATCATCAATTGCCGCTTGATGTAAAGCTTCAGGCTGAGGTCGGCAGTGTAACTGCCATTCACGGACCGTCAGGCGCAGGTAAAACCACGTTTTTGAAAATGGTTGCCGGGTTGGTCGCACCGGCATCTGGTCATATCAAAATCAATCAAGAAGTGTGGTTTGATGCTTCGATAGGTATTAACCTTACACCACAGCAAAGGCGCGCAGGTTTTGTGTTTCAGAACTATGCACTGTTCCCGAACATGACGGTTAGACAGCATCTTAGTTATGCTTGTAACGATATAGCCTGGATTGACGAATTACTGCAAATTGGCGGTCTTTTGCATCTGCAAAACTCCAAGCCCGAATACCTATCCGGCGGGCAACAACAGCGACTGGCCATTTTGCGCGCCATCTCTATCAAGCCGAAACTGTTGCTCATGGATGAGCCTTTCTCGGCGCTGGACGCAAAGATGAAGCAAGAAGTGATTACTGCATTAAAGCAATTGTGGAAACGGCAGGGTTCCACTGTCTTTATAGTAACTCATTATAAAGAGGAGTTAAAAGATTTAGCTTCTAATGAGTTGTGGATTGGCGCGTGA
- the modB gene encoding molybdate ABC transporter permease subunit gives MDWLPILLSLKLAAVTTALLLVIGLPLAYWLSKGGGIFKVILEALITVPLVLPPSVLGFYLLLAFSPQHGLGGWLQRVFHLSFVFSFQGLVLASIIYSLPFMIGPIKSALQQLPSSLAQASYTLGKTERQTFIHVLLPNIRASVFTAMIMTFAHTLGEFGVVLMIGGNIPGVTKVASIAVYDSVEGMDYRTANHYSLLLFGITFIMVATMFIINRRNAKSPLE, from the coding sequence TTGGACTGGCTACCAATTCTCCTATCCCTAAAACTAGCTGCTGTAACAACAGCGTTGCTGCTGGTCATTGGCTTGCCACTGGCTTATTGGCTAAGTAAGGGAGGCGGCATTTTTAAAGTGATTCTTGAGGCGCTGATTACGGTGCCGCTGGTGTTGCCGCCATCAGTGCTGGGGTTTTACTTACTGCTGGCGTTTAGTCCGCAGCATGGTTTGGGGGGATGGTTGCAGCGGGTATTTCATCTTAGTTTTGTATTTTCTTTTCAGGGATTGGTGCTGGCGTCTATCATTTATAGTTTGCCGTTTATGATTGGGCCCATCAAATCAGCCCTACAACAATTGCCTTCATCGCTGGCGCAGGCTTCTTACACTTTAGGTAAAACCGAGCGTCAAACATTTATACACGTATTACTACCCAATATCAGAGCATCGGTTTTTACCGCCATGATTATGACCTTTGCCCATACCCTGGGCGAGTTTGGCGTGGTGCTGATGATTGGCGGTAATATCCCAGGCGTTACCAAGGTGGCGTCTATCGCAGTTTATGACTCGGTTGAGGGGATGGATTATCGCACAGCTAATCATTATTCATTGCTGCTGTTCGGTATCACCTTTATAATGGTGGCCACCATGTTTATCATTAACCGGCGCAATGCCAAAAGCCCGCTGGAATGA
- the modA gene encoding molybdate ABC transporter substrate-binding protein yields the protein MKLFIKALIITIVLSAANLVVQAQTIRVAAAANLQAVIKVLQADFKKRTGISVDAVTGSSGNLVAQINNGAPYDVFLSADMEFPQKLKQSGQSVKDPVVYAMGSLVICSKENINLKNWQKLIVTDAVGKIAIANPKIAPYGRAAEESLQKAGLLEQVRAKAVYGESISQVNTYITTGVVTVGFTTQSLVKDPANATKLYWQAISPKTYAPIEQGMVVLKHATDAGNVAAANRFYQYMLSGAAKSILKKYGYIVP from the coding sequence ATGAAATTATTTATCAAAGCATTAATAATTACCATCGTTTTAAGCGCAGCCAATCTGGTGGTACAGGCACAAACCATCCGTGTTGCGGCGGCGGCCAATCTGCAGGCGGTTATTAAAGTTTTACAAGCCGATTTTAAAAAGCGTACCGGTATCAGCGTTGATGCGGTGACCGGATCGTCTGGTAACCTGGTAGCGCAGATCAATAATGGGGCACCTTATGATGTTTTTCTTTCGGCCGATATGGAGTTTCCGCAGAAACTAAAACAAAGCGGGCAAAGCGTCAAAGACCCGGTCGTATATGCCATGGGCAGCCTGGTGATCTGTAGTAAAGAAAACATCAACCTGAAAAATTGGCAAAAACTAATAGTAACTGACGCTGTAGGGAAAATCGCTATCGCTAACCCCAAAATTGCGCCGTACGGCAGGGCAGCAGAAGAAAGCCTGCAAAAGGCCGGATTATTAGAGCAGGTGCGTGCTAAAGCGGTTTACGGAGAGAGCATATCGCAGGTAAATACTTATATCACTACGGGCGTGGTAACCGTTGGTTTCACCACACAATCGCTGGTGAAAGATCCGGCTAATGCAACTAAGCTTTATTGGCAAGCCATCAGCCCTAAAACCTACGCACCGATAGAGCAAGGGATGGTAGTTTTGAAACACGCCACTGATGCTGGTAACGTTGCCGCAGCTAACCGCTTTTATCAATACATGTTAAGCGGTGCGGCTAAATCAATTTTAAAGAAATACGGGTATATTGTACCGTAA